In the Pseudonocardia cypriaca genome, one interval contains:
- a CDS encoding DUF3631 domain-containing protein: MTKHPPKGTDATKRTPRTQRASTRSKKADGAALLDRVETVLRRFVILPSESAYAAAALYIAATHGQKLWQCAPRMAIISPKEETGKTRLMEIIEALCYKPFKTGNSTPAALFRSITPDPPTILHDEVDSIFSSTRHPTPGAEELRGFYNAGFSRGEQFWRCLPSGDPAPFNTFAMAVLCSIHDLPRTLMSRSVVVRMRRKSEATKLESLRVSKLKERSAKLRGELTKWVRTIPADFPEPEMPVFNRAADVWEPLIAVADHAGGEWPERARLAAKELTEAKIENSIMPDDLKLLSDIRDVWPADEPRIHTRDLLVRLNQESDLGWSTYERGGELGPMLLAKLLQPYEIKSTQVRIGSDNRQGFYRATFDEAWSSYLVGPS; encoded by the coding sequence GTGACTAAGCACCCTCCGAAAGGAACCGACGCAACGAAGCGTACCCCGAGAACTCAACGGGCGTCTACCCGGTCGAAGAAGGCTGACGGCGCTGCGCTTCTCGATCGCGTTGAGACGGTCCTGCGGCGCTTCGTGATCCTGCCCTCTGAGAGTGCCTATGCAGCGGCGGCACTGTACATCGCGGCTACGCACGGACAGAAGCTTTGGCAATGCGCGCCGCGTATGGCCATCATCTCGCCGAAGGAGGAGACCGGCAAGACGCGCCTCATGGAGATCATCGAGGCGCTTTGCTACAAGCCGTTCAAGACGGGAAACTCCACCCCCGCCGCCCTGTTTCGCTCGATCACCCCGGATCCGCCGACGATTCTGCATGACGAGGTCGACTCGATCTTCAGCAGCACCCGGCACCCGACGCCAGGCGCAGAGGAGCTGCGCGGCTTCTACAACGCTGGCTTCTCCCGTGGAGAGCAGTTCTGGCGTTGCCTACCTAGCGGAGACCCCGCCCCCTTCAACACGTTCGCCATGGCCGTCCTGTGCTCCATTCATGACCTGCCCCGGACGCTCATGAGCCGTTCGGTTGTAGTCCGCATGCGACGCAAGTCCGAAGCAACCAAGCTCGAATCGCTGCGGGTGTCGAAGCTGAAGGAGCGGAGCGCGAAGCTCCGGGGCGAGCTAACGAAGTGGGTGCGCACCATCCCGGCCGACTTCCCCGAGCCGGAGATGCCCGTGTTCAACCGCGCTGCGGACGTCTGGGAGCCGCTGATCGCGGTAGCAGATCACGCGGGCGGGGAGTGGCCGGAGCGTGCACGACTGGCAGCCAAGGAACTCACTGAGGCCAAGATCGAAAACAGCATCATGCCGGACGACCTGAAGCTGCTCTCGGACATTCGCGATGTCTGGCCAGCAGATGAACCCCGCATCCACACTCGCGATCTGCTGGTACGGCTCAACCAGGAATCGGATCTTGGCTGGAGCACATATGAGCGGGGCGGGGAGCTGGGGCCGATGTTGCTGGCCAAGCTGCTCCAGCCGTATGAGATCAAGTCAACTCAGGTCCGGATTGGTTCTGACAACCGCCAGGGCTTCTACCGAGCCACATTCGACGAGGCCTGGAGCAGCTACCTCGTAGGGCCTTCGTAG
- a CDS encoding toprim domain-containing protein → MAEGEKDANAGARLPGVAAATSHWGGAAVGMTPEQAQHLAPLATAASRRSGRRVVIVVDRDDPGYANGLHTWELLRVVGFRRSQLAVVRPADGVISGGAVCTGVCDCEPVCPPPGRGWEKADLTDHVRAGYGLRDLVPVSEADLRVAADRWAQERAAGAEYGAPVPSEFTPEFEAELRALAAEWPGWPARRKKAA, encoded by the coding sequence GTGGCCGAAGGCGAGAAGGACGCCAACGCGGGCGCCCGCCTGCCAGGGGTCGCGGCCGCCACGTCGCATTGGGGCGGCGCCGCGGTCGGGATGACCCCGGAGCAGGCGCAACACCTCGCCCCGCTCGCCACCGCGGCAAGCCGCCGGTCCGGGCGTCGGGTCGTGATCGTGGTGGATCGGGATGACCCCGGATACGCGAACGGCCTCCACACGTGGGAGCTGCTGCGCGTGGTCGGCTTCCGCCGGTCCCAACTCGCCGTCGTGCGCCCGGCGGACGGCGTGATCTCCGGCGGGGCGGTGTGTACCGGGGTGTGCGATTGCGAGCCGGTCTGTCCACCCCCCGGTCGGGGGTGGGAGAAGGCCGATCTGACCGATCACGTACGCGCGGGCTACGGCCTCCGAGACCTCGTGCCGGTCTCGGAAGCGGACCTCCGGGTGGCGGCGGACCGCTGGGCCCAGGAGCGAGCAGCAGGGGCCGAGTACGGGGCTCCCGTGCCGTCCGAGTTCACCCCGGAGTTCGAGGCGGAGCTACGCGCGCTGGCGGCGGAGTGGCCGGGGTGGCCGGCGCGGCGGAAGAAGGCGGCATGA
- a CDS encoding helix-turn-helix domain-containing protein — protein sequence MSLARKRQMLSIEQAEEYTGYSDLIIKRAIKRGELKGERPGGSKFARLYFEQAELDRWLAAIEVDAEAQ from the coding sequence ATGTCCCTGGCACGAAAGCGCCAGATGCTGTCGATCGAGCAAGCCGAGGAATACACCGGCTACTCAGATCTGATCATCAAGCGCGCCATCAAGCGCGGGGAGCTGAAGGGCGAGCGCCCCGGCGGTAGCAAGTTCGCCCGGCTCTACTTCGAGCAGGCCGAGCTAGACCGCTGGCTCGCGGCCATCGAGGTCGACGCGGAGGCGCAGTGA
- a CDS encoding helix-turn-helix domain-containing protein, whose amino-acid sequence MAREPKLTIRKAAEYTGMPTSAIGHAAKLDPPRLRGYQTGPEGRWYFTKSDLDAWMASMVNTPAPKQRRRVAAGK is encoded by the coding sequence ATGGCGCGCGAGCCGAAGCTCACGATCCGCAAGGCGGCGGAGTACACGGGCATGCCCACAAGCGCGATCGGGCACGCCGCGAAGCTCGACCCGCCGCGCCTCCGCGGCTATCAGACCGGACCGGAGGGCCGCTGGTACTTCACGAAGTCCGATCTGGACGCCTGGATGGCGTCGATGGTCAACACCCCCGCCCCCAAGCAGCGTCGCCGCGTCGCGGCCGGAAAGTAG
- a CDS encoding alpha/beta fold hydrolase: MNKTRGVGVLGRSRGRRFATALMAATLAVAGATACSDAAHEEDGPAPADQAETAAIEWGPCPEAAKGVARDPELTCATVEVPLNYDEPDGTSIEVAISRLAAADPEKRHGVMLLNPGGPALSGLDMPGTMAPTLPKPVLDGYDLIGFDPRGVEHSTPQSCGLEVAGVPGHFPYPAANGSIDANVELARTEAQRCAATAGENLRYFNTANTARDLDRIREALGEKKISYWGRSYGTYLGAVYSSLYPEQTDRMILEGNVDPTRVWSGEAEGWGKSMVERFPDAAAVAAAQNGALGLGGTVDEVTRTYLALADRLDREPAPVPGTQQSMNGAILRTVTYALLLDNKTLPILAQVWKAAADLADGHLTAADGEVLEQVFAETPPTPGVPADNQATMFLALTCGDAEWSHDVADYATRSAADRKAWPLTAGMPANIWPCAFWKAPIEKPVTVTDTGPGDILILQNRRDHATPWDSAQGLRKVLGDRAAFVGVDNGGHYVYDEGSACADGATVDFLNTGHLPDEDVLCTDIEQG, encoded by the coding sequence ATGAACAAGACACGTGGTGTCGGGGTACTCGGCCGGTCACGGGGCCGCCGGTTCGCCACGGCCCTGATGGCCGCGACACTGGCTGTGGCCGGCGCGACCGCCTGTAGCGACGCCGCGCACGAGGAAGACGGCCCGGCGCCCGCGGACCAGGCCGAGACCGCCGCGATCGAGTGGGGACCCTGCCCGGAGGCGGCGAAGGGAGTGGCCCGGGATCCCGAGCTGACCTGCGCAACGGTCGAGGTCCCGCTGAACTACGACGAGCCGGACGGCACGTCGATCGAGGTGGCGATCTCCCGGCTGGCCGCCGCCGACCCCGAGAAGCGGCACGGCGTTATGCTGCTGAACCCGGGCGGTCCCGCCCTGTCGGGTCTCGACATGCCCGGCACGATGGCACCGACGCTGCCGAAGCCCGTCCTGGACGGCTACGACCTGATCGGCTTCGATCCGCGCGGCGTCGAGCACAGCACCCCGCAGAGCTGCGGCCTCGAGGTCGCCGGCGTGCCAGGCCATTTCCCCTATCCCGCCGCGAACGGCTCGATCGACGCGAACGTCGAACTGGCCCGCACCGAAGCCCAGAGGTGCGCCGCCACGGCCGGAGAGAACCTGCGGTACTTCAACACCGCCAACACCGCTCGTGACCTGGACCGCATCCGCGAGGCGCTCGGCGAGAAGAAGATCTCCTACTGGGGCCGGTCCTACGGCACCTACCTGGGTGCTGTCTACAGCTCGCTGTACCCGGAGCAGACCGACCGCATGATCCTCGAAGGCAACGTCGACCCCACCAGGGTCTGGTCCGGCGAGGCGGAGGGCTGGGGCAAGAGCATGGTCGAACGGTTCCCGGACGCGGCCGCCGTCGCCGCGGCGCAGAACGGCGCCCTCGGGCTCGGCGGCACCGTCGACGAGGTCACCCGGACCTATCTCGCGCTCGCGGATCGGCTCGACCGTGAGCCGGCGCCAGTTCCGGGCACGCAGCAGTCCATGAACGGAGCGATCCTGCGCACCGTCACCTATGCGCTGCTCCTCGACAACAAGACCCTGCCGATCCTCGCGCAGGTCTGGAAGGCCGCCGCGGACCTCGCGGACGGTCACCTCACCGCGGCCGACGGCGAGGTGCTCGAGCAGGTGTTCGCCGAGACGCCGCCCACCCCGGGCGTCCCCGCGGACAACCAGGCGACCATGTTCCTGGCACTCACCTGCGGTGACGCCGAGTGGTCCCACGACGTTGCCGACTACGCCACCCGCAGCGCCGCCGACCGCAAGGCCTGGCCACTCACGGCGGGCATGCCGGCCAACATCTGGCCATGCGCCTTCTGGAAGGCCCCGATCGAGAAGCCGGTCACCGTGACCGACACGGGCCCCGGTGACATCCTGATCCTGCAGAATCGCCGGGACCACGCCACACCATGGGACTCCGCACAGGGGCTGCGCAAGGTCCTCGGCGACCGTGCCGCCTTCGTCGGTGTCGACAACGGCGGGCACTACGTCTACGACGAGGGCTCGGCCTGCGCCGACGGGGCTACCGTCGATTTCCTGAACACCGGCCATCTGCCGGACGAGGACGTCTTATGCACCGACATCGAGCAAGGCTGA